The following is a genomic window from Amyelois transitella isolate CPQ chromosome 23, ilAmyTran1.1, whole genome shotgun sequence.
TCTTTAATGTCGGCTACGACTGCAATAGGACCTTGACGAAAGCGTATTAACACACCCCATAATGATTGTAGCAGATCCGGTCCAGATAAGAGCGCGTCGTTCAGACACTTCCCATTGGATCTTGCTGCTGCATCAAATACTAtccttcttttctttttcgttGGGTGAGTGACGGCGAAGTGCGGTAAGTACCACAATCTCGTGGATGTACTATATTTCGGAGCTTCTTCTGCGTAGTCTGAATCCAACAAATGTTGTATCTGTTTCTCGTAGTCGGCTTTCAGTTCAGGATCTTTATCCAACTTTTTCTCTAAGTTTCTCATTCTGCTTTCCGCAGTTGATCGATTGTCTGGAAGAGTTTCGTCTTCCGCTTTCCAGATTAATCCCGCTTCGTATTTATCGACAGCAACTTTTCGCACGACTTCTTCCAATTTCTTTGTTGCTCTCTCTTCAATGTCAGACGATGGCTTCCTTTCAGTGACACCTAGTGCTTCTATTGCGAAGTGTTCTTTAATTATGGCATCCAAATTGTCGTCTTGACTTTTCAGATGCGCACATCTCATAAACTGTACTTGTTTCGTTATCCCACCATCGCAACCGTGTAATACCCATCCCAGCTTCGTGAATGAAGCAACGGGTTCGTCCTTCTTGCGTTTCCTAGTGTGTCTCGATACGATCAGTTCCCAATTGTCCTGACCTATTAACATTTTCGGAGGCATGTCTTCGTAACATATTTTGTCGATAAGAGGCTTCAGGTGTGGACAGGCTTCCAATCTCGCTCTATCCACTGTTTGCGGTGACAACTGGATTTCTTTAATTGTTCTCACGttatttatgttcattttcttCCGTTGGTGGACGCCTTTAATCTTCAAATTGATTCTTTCAGAATCCGTGTTTCTTATCGTATTTCCACCAACTGTTTCTAGAGCAAGGATTTCTTTCGGTCCTGTGGCTCCTATTTCTTTTGCTGTAGCTTCGTCCAGCAATGTGACTGTCGAACCTTCATCCAGAAGTGCTAATACTTTCACAGATTTCGTTGGCCCGTATAGCTGTACGGGCATTATTTTCAATAGCGCTTGTGGTGTTTTCAAAGTGTTGACAGTTCCAGTAACACTAGCTTCTTCTTTCCTCTTTTCATCTGTACtgttttctttcttatattccttatgAAGAAGCGCATGGTGTAATCTCTTACATTGTCGGCAGGGTCTAGACCTGCAATCATCTTTTCGATGTCGTCCTCTTAGGCAATTGAAGCAAACTTTCAACTTTTTTACCATTTCCCACCTTTCGTCGATACTTGCGTTTTTCAATTCTTTGCATTCCGAAAAATAGTGATCTCCTTTGCATTGAATACATTGAATTCCCCTTCTCATGGGTTGTTCAACTGCTACGTGTGCTGACTGCCTCTTTGGTTGTAtcactttcttcttttcgTTTGATAGCAGCACAACACTTCTATCGGCTTCTTTGTTCAGGAAGTTAGCTAATATTTCGAGATCAGGTTCATCTTCGTCGTATTGTGCGATATAATCGCACCATCTAAATTGAATAAACGCTGGTAATTTTTCCGTGATTTGTTTCACTATTTCCGGTGAGTGTAGGtacttgtttttctttaaccCTTTGATACTTGTCACACTGTTGTTGACTTTACATGAGAATGCACTAAGTTCTTGTACATTTTCACTTACACGAGGAAGCGCCCTTAATTTGTCTAATTCGGCTGTGACTAATAAGTCCGCTCTACCGAATCTTCTCCTTAATGCTTCCATGACGTCATTGGGTTGAGAATccgaatataatatatttttcactgcTTCTCTTGCTTGTCCCACGATGCTTTTTCTTAGTCGAGCCATATTCTGAACTGCCGAAAACATAGTAGATGTTTCGGTGTATACTGTTAGGAAAGCTAGCCATTCTGTACTATCTCCATTAAATGTTGGTAACTCAAACATGTACTTCGGTGGCAACGGTTTGTGTTTCGAAGTAGCTTTTTCGAATGCCGCTGCTATAGCTGAAGCGAGGTTGTTCATTGGTAGATCCTCATTTCTGTTGAATGGAACTTCCATACATGACGCGTTGTCTTGTGTGCCAGCCATCCAACTTCGTACACGATCCGCCCTGTCCTCTGGTTCCTCTAGGTCGGAATCAGATTCTTCCTCAAGAAGTTTCGCCTCTGCTTCCCTTTTCGCGGTTTCTGCTTTTATTTGTTCCAATTTGAGTTCCGCAATTTCTTTTTCCAATTGAAGTTTCCTTCTTGTTTTCACTGACTTGCTTGTTCCTGCTCTCTTGCTCCTAGATGGGGAGCGCGTTGTCTGCGTAGGCTCGCTATCTCTCGGTTCCATTGGAACTAATGTCATCGTGCTTCCCGGTAGTGCTTGTTCTCGCGTTCCAGTTTGCATGCTTGTGTTTGTGGAGTCCTCAGTTCCACTTGTAGTTCCTCGACTTGTAGGAGTTCTATGTGTTGTGCCTGTTTCTTCACTTGTTGTAGTAGGTGGACGTAATGGTTCCATTTTGCCTTTCTGGCTTCTCGTTACTGGCATTTTGAAAGGTATTGAagatccggctcgaaggaccacgCCTTTGTTGCGGGTCGAGGTGACAGTATAACCCTGACTAGGTACCTGCCTCCCCTAGCCTCCCCTTCACTTATAGGGAGTCCCGAATTCCGCTCCAGTAGAAGTCCGCCCCCCCCCGCTGGTATATGACGTCAACGGCTGCGGACGCGGCAGTGAGGCCAACAAAGAATCCTCGGATGGTAGGTTGTGTAGAAATGGGGTCATCAACCTCTTCCAAAAGCCTATGTCTAATTTCACTTGATTGTTAATAAAACTACTATACGTGGGGTCATTGACCTTACTCACTGAGTGTCTATTCACTATATGATCACAAAATATCGAGTCTCTCTCTCTAATTAAAGTCTATGTCACTTAATAAAGTCTGAATTACTCACGGTTTAAAGGTTCAGTCACTGAAATCCAATAGCACTATCACTAATTGGAATACCTACTCACTATGTTCAAGTCTTATTAGAATCCACTAAACTAattgaagaattaaaaaacgaaaacaatACACACAATTTGTCCGTCCACTAACCACGCACAACACCTTATACTAATTTCCTAACACTATTAAACTATTACACTAAGAGGTATTATTCCGACTTAATTTCTTGaagactttttctttcttgcaGACTTTTTCTTCCTTGaggactttttctttcttgaggtcttctttttcttgatttttcaCTTTAAACTGGAACAATTGCACTACGATGCCCTCTGCCGCCGATTTTACTATTGTAAGTCGGAGTAATACCTTAACGCGAACCTCAAATTTCGTGACGATTTCTGGTGTTGTGCATAGCTTCGCTTaggtgatatttatttacttttctcaATTTCAcatgataaaaacataacaatttccattttccaaataaagtaacaaaaattctcatcatataaaataatttacaaatatcacAATTTCTTTCTCAAAGAGATTTTCACAAAAGTTTGTCTTCAACCTAtgctttcatcaaaatttcttgtcaacttttaaatatttctcgaatatacaatataagattctaataaattctaagttatacaaaaatacatatatcatactttcttattacaatactttcgtttctataaacaatatacttttcgagaaatttacttacatttgttgacttcaaaaaacataattcaaTTATTGACCTTGTGTCcttgacttttataaaaatagcgtTATCACTTATCTATGACGGTCTGCGTTATCGTTTATCAATTaggtttcataaataataataacaatatctaaaatatGCCTCTAAAGTGCTCATTCGCTTTCTAGTGTACTATCTAATGCAATTGACCGTCGTGGTGGGGGTATTGTTTGATCTCGCTTCTTTTGttctatacaatacaatacttaaTGAGTGTGCTACAATATGACAATGTTTTACGAGTGTGcgctatgttaaatttaatgtgtcGCTAACATGctcaaaatttaagaaaaccgTATTTCCAAGAATCTGTTTTCTTTGTGCTTCACACAACACTTCgagttgaaattttatatatcaaatattattcatagACGTAGACGTGGCGAaactagtatatatatacgaTACAATTGCGTATAAAACCTACTTACAATCAtcaaaaaagtattaattcTGATAACCATGACCAAaccgaaaataataaaaaataaatatctgacAGTGAAAAAgtatcatttaaaattgagCCATGTGTTGAGTCGCGTCAGCCGCCCAAAACAACAAACTAAAATGGATTGCAATAGGAAAATATAAGCCATCCAACGCACAATAATGTAGCCTCCGGTCATTTAGTCACCCCGCATAACAATAACTCTCTGAATTGCTAGCTTCATTACAAAACAGAATGGGTAAGCCAAAATTCGACCTGCCGACGCCAAACTTCCGATACAAGATATCTAAGAGACTGAATATCCTGAGCGTTCCTAGGCAGTACATTCTTGACACAGGAGAAGGCATGCCAGCTTTGACGCCCAGGGGAATAAGGAAGTCTGCACTGAATGGACAGATAACTGACAGGGTCAATGACGCAGCTTGGCCTTATATACGGTAGGTAATCTCATTTGtctatataaatgtatgtaagtattcaaaataataatatatgcaGATGTGTAACTTCTGtacaacatataaaaatacttatctaaGTACGCAAAACTTAACAGGTTCCATCATGATTAAAACTTTGTATACTTTTAATATCTTAGTCGGCTACTTTAAActgaaaaacctgacttaattTCACGGTTCCATCCTAAGGCACGATACCAAGCCAACTGCCAACAAGTTTATCTCAGTAACGTCACCAGCAGTCGACTCTGAACCCAAGCTAAAGCCACGGGGACAATCTAGCACCAGGATAAAACGAAAACTTAAAAGCATGTCCTTTCAATATTGTCGTTTTCAGCCGCTTCCTTCTATTAAAACGCATGTACAAAAAGCAATTCAGCCTCGAACGCCTTGAACGAATCGACCGTATGATAGAACTGGCCAACGCTACATGCTACTCCAAACTGGCTAACTGTGTGCTGGACTTGAAGAAACAGGATACCAAGGAGGTGAAGAAGAAGCGAGGGTGGTCCGAGAGCGAGTGGAAGAAGCACATGGACTATATCAGTCAAATTGCCGGCCCTAAGAAGACGTTCAAACCGGAGCCTGTCAAGGTaacattttcttaattatcTTGACGCTGTCTAGAATGGTCAAACGAGTAGTTATTTCACTTCTTTTGCGTAGGTGAGCTTTGGGCCATGATCTTTGATTGAGTAATCCAGGTTTTAACACCAAGCACTCCCGTCTGAAAAACCTTTGCAGGAAAACGTAACCTATTCGGATCATGCTTAAGGCAGCGCAAGCGAATGTGCCTATTCCAATTACGTCCATGGTACAGATATTTAGTGTTTCCTTTCTAAAGGGCTGATTCTAAAGTACCTATTCGGAATGGCATAAAAATCATGAAGAACTTATATACCGATATTTATAGTTTCTTAATGTTCATTATATCATGACAGAGAGGAGACAGGAAGCCAATAGAAGCTCTGATGCCGAGGATCAACAAGATGTGTTCCATCCCGCAGTTCAAGGTGTACCGGCGGCCCTCGCAGGAGCCCTGGTTCAGAGACCCCGTCAAGGTAAGTTCACATATTCCCTACGTATCGACCGTTATGGGTAATTCAATAATTTCTACAAGGAATCATGTCAAGTACAAAACGAAGAAGGTTCTGTGCCTACATCCTGAAGTCTGGTCTGAGGGcttattcacgaacgttgaTGGAATATTAGGGATGTTGCAAATATTCTCATCCGCATCCACAATGCGGAGCTTCCGCATAGATTTAGTCATTTGTATGCGCATCCGCAAAATATCAATGCGGATGCGGatgtaaaaaacgaaaaattgGGGAGATCCGGGGCATGGCACATGCCGTTCGCGCGTGATATTGACTAATGGGAGCGAAGAAACATCAGCAT
Proteins encoded in this region:
- the LOC106130705 gene encoding uncharacterized protein LOC106130705; the protein is MGKPKFDLPTPNFRYKISKRLNILSVPRQYILDTGEGMPALTPRGIRKSALNGQITDRVNDAAWPYIRRFLLLKRMYKKQFSLERLERIDRMIELANATCYSKLANCVLDLKKQDTKEVKKKRGWSESEWKKHMDYISQIAGPKKTFKPEPVKRGDRKPIEALMPRINKMCSIPQFKVYRRPSQEPWFRDPVKVPPGALKYVISDRVKKLAAPRVIPPGD